A window of Polaribacter litorisediminis contains these coding sequences:
- the gpmA gene encoding 2,3-diphosphoglycerate-dependent phosphoglycerate mutase, which yields MKNTSYLSKLVLLRHGESEWNKQHIFTGWTDIDLSDRGKQEALYAARILEDHDLVFDVAFTSLLKRAIRSLWIVLDEMQLMWIRVHKDWRLNERNYGELQGLNKGKITMQYGEQQVFNWRRSYDIRPPALAINDARHPCHDFRYKNLLSKQLPSSESLKDTMERLLPYWHLYIAPELKMGKTVLIVGHGNNLRALIKYLDSISESEIIKTNIPRGIPLIYELDHKLKPITHYYLSKKKSLKNLSQQINEL from the coding sequence ATGAAAAATACATCCTATTTAAGCAAACTAGTTTTATTACGTCACGGGGAAAGTGAATGGAATAAACAACATATTTTTACGGGTTGGACAGATATAGATTTATCTGATCGAGGCAAGCAAGAAGCGCTATATGCTGCAAGAATTTTAGAAGACCATGATTTGGTTTTTGATGTTGCGTTTACATCTTTATTAAAAAGAGCCATTCGTTCTCTATGGATTGTGTTAGATGAAATGCAACTTATGTGGATTCGGGTTCATAAAGATTGGCGTTTAAATGAAAGAAATTATGGCGAATTACAAGGGTTGAATAAAGGAAAAATAACAATGCAGTATGGAGAACAACAAGTGTTTAATTGGCGGCGTAGTTACGATATTAGGCCACCTGCTTTGGCAATAAACGATGCGCGGCATCCATGCCACGATTTCCGGTATAAAAATTTGCTTTCTAAACAACTCCCGTCTTCTGAAAGCTTGAAGGATACCATGGAAAGATTGCTTCCTTATTGGCATTTATATATTGCACCCGAGCTAAAAATGGGAAAAACTGTTCTCATTGTAGGGCACGGAAACAATCTTCGTGCTCTGATAAAATACCTTGACAGTATTTCTGAAAGTGAAATTATAAAAACCAATATTCCGAGAGGAATACCTCTTATTTATGAATTGGATCATAAACTTAAGCCTATTACTCATTATTATTTAAGTAAAAAAAAGTCTTTAAAAAACCTATCGCAGCAAATTAATGAGCTTTAG
- a CDS encoding F0F1 ATP synthase subunit gamma: MDTLEKLRNKKEGAKDLKSVVSAMKAMAGSNIRQFETAVSSLEDYYHTIALGIIGYFKAEKIEEIKDFKKSKIESEENICAIVFGSDQGLVAQFNDKMANFVIASLQEISGKKEFWVIGERVQLLLSDVGFTTSKLYAVPSDLKSVTPFVSQILNESRESQEQKNISTFYIFHNRPKAISGFTPVMQRFLPLDETWKNTLEELHWPTKLVPQIAGDTKHTLHALINGYLFTSLFKACVESLASENASRLDAMQRAEKNIANLLDEFDKKYHRLRQSSIDEELFDVISGFKALKKEK, translated from the coding sequence ATGGATACGTTAGAAAAATTACGAAATAAAAAAGAAGGGGCAAAAGATTTAAAATCTGTTGTAAGCGCTATGAAAGCCATGGCAGGATCTAATATTAGGCAGTTTGAAACCGCTGTAAGTTCGCTTGAAGACTATTATCACACCATTGCCTTGGGAATTATCGGATATTTTAAAGCAGAAAAAATAGAAGAAATTAAAGATTTTAAAAAATCGAAAATAGAATCAGAAGAAAATATTTGTGCTATTGTTTTTGGTTCAGACCAAGGACTTGTAGCGCAGTTTAATGATAAAATGGCAAATTTTGTGATTGCTTCACTGCAAGAAATCTCTGGTAAAAAAGAGTTTTGGGTAATCGGCGAGCGTGTTCAATTACTGTTATCAGATGTAGGATTTACAACTTCAAAATTATATGCAGTACCTAGTGATCTTAAATCTGTAACTCCATTCGTTTCTCAAATTTTAAACGAAAGCAGAGAAAGTCAGGAGCAGAAAAATATTTCTACTTTTTATATTTTTCACAATCGCCCAAAAGCCATATCAGGATTTACACCGGTTATGCAACGATTTTTACCTTTAGATGAAACCTGGAAAAACACCTTAGAAGAACTTCATTGGCCTACAAAATTAGTTCCTCAAATAGCAGGAGATACAAAACATACATTACATGCTTTAATTAATGGCTATCTTTTTACATCGCTCTTTAAAGCTTGTGTTGAGTCTTTGGCTAGTGAAAATGCCAGCCGATTAGACGCCATGCAAAGAGCTGAAAAAAATATAGCTAATTTACTTGACGAATTTGATAAAAAGTACCACCGCTTGCGACAGAGTTCTATTGATGAAGAATTGTTTGATGTGATTTCTGGTTTTAAAGCGTTAAAGAAAGAAAAATAA